Proteins co-encoded in one Sulfuricystis thermophila genomic window:
- a CDS encoding ABC transporter ATP-binding protein, whose product MEKFVQVEKVGMSFDTQKGKFVALRDIDLNIRQGEFVSLIGHSGCGKSTLLNLIAGLTKPTAGAILCANREIAGPGPERAVVFQNHSLLPWLTCFENVYLAVERVFAANEPKARLKERTTKMLEMVGLGHALHKYPGEISGGMKQRVGIARALAMEPKVLLMDEPFGALDALTRARLQDELMKICDATKATVVMVTHDVDEAVLLSDRIVMMTNGPAATIGEILRVDLPRPRERLSLAHDPKYMEYRSAVIEFLYAKQSHPLAA is encoded by the coding sequence ATGGAAAAGTTCGTGCAAGTTGAAAAAGTCGGCATGTCCTTCGACACCCAGAAGGGCAAGTTCGTCGCCCTGCGCGACATCGACCTCAACATCCGGCAGGGCGAGTTCGTCTCCCTGATCGGCCACTCGGGCTGCGGTAAATCCACGCTGCTCAACCTGATCGCCGGTCTGACCAAGCCGACCGCCGGCGCGATACTCTGCGCCAACCGCGAAATCGCCGGCCCCGGCCCGGAACGCGCGGTGGTGTTCCAAAACCATAGCCTGCTGCCCTGGCTCACCTGCTTCGAGAATGTCTATCTCGCCGTCGAGCGTGTCTTCGCCGCCAACGAGCCGAAGGCACGCCTCAAAGAACGCACGACGAAAATGCTCGAAATGGTCGGCCTCGGCCACGCCCTGCACAAGTATCCGGGCGAGATTTCCGGCGGCATGAAGCAGCGCGTGGGGATCGCAAGAGCCCTGGCGATGGAGCCGAAGGTGCTCTTGATGGACGAACCCTTCGGCGCGCTCGACGCCCTCACCCGCGCCCGGCTACAAGACGAGCTGATGAAGATCTGCGACGCGACCAAGGCCACGGTGGTGATGGTCACCCACGACGTCGATGAGGCGGTGTTGCTCTCCGATCGCATCGTGATGATGACCAACGGCCCGGCCGCGACCATCGGCGAAATCCTGAGGGTCGACCTGCCGCGCCCGCGCGAGCGCCTGAGCCTCGCCCACGACCCGAAGTACATGGAATACCGCTCGGCGGTGATCGAGTTTCTCTACGCCAAGCAGTCCCACCCGCTGGCGGCCTGA